Genomic window (Capricornis sumatraensis isolate serow.1 chromosome 16, serow.2, whole genome shotgun sequence):
catgtcctggctattgtagtggtgctactctctagttgcagtgctcagacttcatttctgtggcttttcttgtggTAGAACAGGGGCTCTGGGCGCACGGGCGTTAGTAACTACAGCACTCAGTCTttcgagcacaggctcagtagttgagacacaggctcagttgctccatgtcGTGTGTGATCCTCTtagactggggatcgaacctgtacctccttcattggcaggcagattcttcaccactgagctgctggggaagcccTTTTCTTATTGTTGAAAGTATATTTTAGAATGTCAGTCTTTCCCTTCTTGGATGCTTGAGCAAGGACTTTTGCCTTCTAAAGTGAATTTTGACCAGCAAGTCTTAGACCTTGGTGGAAAGTTATATTCTGATTTTAACAAGAGGCTACATCATTTATAAATTAGGAAATAAATTGTTTCATTCTTTACTCTTCACCATTCCCAGTACGAAATTTGCTGGTCACacgaagataaaagaaaaatgactcaCTGTGTGGCTGAGTTATTTTCGTAGACTTACtgtgttttaaaatggaaatagaaacttATTTTTCCCTATAACAAGTTTCTTGGTTTGATCAGTATGATAAAGCATTTCAGATTCCATTTAGAGGTTCTAAGAATAGTTTTTCAAGTCTTTTGAAGAAAACGTTTGAAGTTTTCTACAAGGGTACTATTCTATAGCTTGGTAACAGAGTTGACTAGCATTTATTagttttttgcttttcaaattagAATGATGTTCCGTTACTGTAACAtagtattttctgtattttatttgtatCCATCTCCTAGGAGCAGAACAATGTGGATAATATGCAAAGTACTATTTCCTTTCGGTCCAGAGtttgaaatatttgtttaaatagaattaaaattaGAGTTTTAGATTTGTCAGAATATTAATTtaactcctttttttaaaaaaattaacttcttaaggtcaatttaggaaaaaaaatgtttgtatagGGTCAGCCAAAAAGTTCAAAaagttatttacatttttctgtaacatcttacagaaaattccaagtgaactttttggctaaactaatatttagatattttaatttaGTCAATTTTTtcctgaatcagttcagttcagttcagtcactcagacatgtctgactctttgcaaccccatgaattggagcacgccaggcctccctgtccatcaccaactcccgcagttcactcagactcacgtccattgagtcagtaatgccatccagccatctcatcctctgtcgtccccttctcctcctgcccccaatcccacccagtgagattttccaatgagtcaactcttcgcatgaggtggccaaagtactggagcttcagctttagcatcattccttcccaaaaaattccagggctgatctccttcagaatggactgattggatctccttgcagtccaagggactctcaagagtcttctccaacaccacagttcaaaagcatcaatttttcggcactcagctttcttcacaggccaactctcgcatccatacatgaccactggaaaagccatagccttgactagacagacctttgttggtaaagtaatgtctccgcttttcaaaatgctatctaagttgatcgtaacttttcttccaaggagtaagcatcttttaatttcatggctgcagtcaccacctgcagtgattttggagcccccaaaaataaagtctgacactgtttccactgtttcccctctatttgccatgaagtgatgagaccagatgccatgatcttcgttttctgaatgttgagctttaagccaactttttcactctcctctttcactttcatcaagaggctttttagttcttcttcactttctgccataagggtcgtgtcatctgcatatctgaggttattgatatttctcccagcaatcttgattccagcttgtgcttcttccagcccagtgtttctcatgatgtactctgcatataagttaaataagcagggtgacaatatacagcgtagacgtactccttttcctatttggaaccagtctgttgttccatgtccagttctaactgttgcttcctgacctgcatacaggtttctcaagaggcaggtcagatggtctggtattcccatctctcagaattttccacagtttattgtgatccacagagtcaaaggctttggcatagtcaataaagcagaaatagatgttttactggaactctcttgctttttccatgatccagcggatgttggcaatttgatctctggttcctctgctttttctaaaaccagcttgaacatctggaagttcacagttcatgaattgctgaagcctggcttggaaaattttgagcattactttactagcatgtgagatgagtgcaattgtgcaattgtgagatgagtgcatttgagcattctttggcattgcgtttctttggaattggaatgaaaactgaccttttccagtcctgtggccactgctgagttttccaaatttgctggcatattgagtgcagcagtttcacagcatcattttcaggatttgaaacagctcaattggaattccatcacgtccactagctttgttcgtagtgatgctttctaaggtccacttgactgcacatttcaggatgtctggctctagatgagtgatcacaccatcatgattttctgggtcatgaagatcttttttgctaCAGCTAAATGTTACAGTTGCCAGTATTTAGTAATGAAATTATATTCAAAACTTGAGCAAAAGGTATTTTATGTGAATGGAAGGCATATAGTCAATATTATCACTGTGGAAATCCTTGGAAAAGCTATAgtgaaaaattggaagaaaatgcAGTTAATTCATTGTTCTAACTCTGTACAGTTTCCTTAATACCAGATTGTTCTTATTGTCCTTAGATTTTGAGGATGACATGATTATAACATCTGATGTCTCCCGATATATTGAAGACCCTGGTTTTGGATATGAAGACTTTGCCAGACGAGGGGAGGAACATTTGCCAACATTCCGAGCTCAGGTATGAGACGCCTTTAATTCAGAGAAATTGGAGAAGGGATACTGTCATTTTAACTGTGAAATGTTTAATAAGTTGACTCCCAAAGAAACTAATTGATCATTTTGATAGAATctataaatatcttttttaaccTACTTTTTAGCCTTGTCTAATTCGATGTCCCAGTTGATGGGATTATTATTTCATCATCCCCTCTACCTCCAACCTCAAGAAGGCAAAAGGAAACTGCTTTATGTGGTTACTTGCATTATTGCATGGTAGTAGTATCATGTTCATGTTTTGGAGAGAAGCAGGCAAGAAACTGAGTGACATGTTCACATTTATAATAAGAAGGCATTTTTATAGAAAGGCCATATGTCTATAATTATGGGCTGAAGGGCCACCTGTTCCCCATCCCTAGATAAGAACCACAGTAGTGATGTGGTTCATAAAGACAGTGCAGGCAAGATCAAagacagactcctctgtgcttGTTTCATGATCTGCTAGCCATCCGTGTCACTGAGTAGGTTTAGTCATGTAGGACTATTCCAGGGCCTTCTGGGGTTCTTCCAGATGAGGGCATAGTTTGCAtagtacatgaccacaggaagtaGCCAGAGTTTATCACCAGTGTGCCTCATCCTGGACCCAGTGAGGAAACAGCACGGTCCTCCTGTCTATAAACTGAAGTGTTGGTATAGCAATCTTGGTAAAGTGACAGACTTAGAATCCATGAAAGGATTACAGACTGAAATATCTCCACTTGCTTCGGTGGTTATACTTCGCAAAAACATAGACTTTAAATGGAGAGTGACCATTTTGTgatacattttattcttttaggaCTATACCTGGGAAAATCACGGGTTCTCCCTGGTGAACAGACTTTATTCTGATATTGGACATCTTCTTGACGAGAAGTTCCGCATGGTCTACAATCTCACCTATAACACTATGGCCACCCATGAGGATGTTGACACAACCATGCTGCGCAGAGCTTTATTTAACTACGTTCACTGTATGTTTGGAATCAGGTATGGTTGTCATAGAGACAGTTgtatgtgtatgctaagttgtttcaatcgtgtccaactctttgagaccccaaggctcctctgtccatgggattctcctggcaagaatactggagtgggttgccattcccttttcctggggatcttcccaacccagggattaaacccgtgtgtctaatgtctcctgcattggcaggcaggttctttactactagcgccacctggaaagccatatAGAGACAGTTGTACATGTTTCTAAATGAAAATTCTGACAGGAGTCTTACCTTTTTCCTGTTTAAGAGTATATACTTCTGGGGAGAAAATTACATGTGGACTCCTGactataaaaaattaattctattttatagaagagcatttttcttcatttaaaagtcTTAATATGCACATATAAATACAGTAGTAAAATTTTActaaggagggaaaaaaacataagTAATCATTGGGGACAGTAGAAAAACTCTCCATTTGAGAATCCCTCCTGGAAGAACTGAACCTTTCAGAAGTATATATGATATGCCATTGTGCAGACGTACTCAGTTGCTCCAGTAATGTCTGCCtgcgtgcgaccccatggactacaggtttccaggctcctctgtccatgggattctccaggcaagaatattggagtgggatgccatgccctcatccaaggaatcttcctgacccagggatcaaacccatttctcctgtatctcctgcattgcagacagattctttactgctgagccacaggagaagcccatGATATCCTGCTAGATAACTATAGCAAGtgctggttggttggttggttggtttttgaaGGTATGGTATAATTTGGGCATAAATGAAACTAAGAGTCTGCCTTCATAAAACTTACATAAGCTCatgtaagaatactgaaatgaaatTATAAGTCAGAATAAATTAGTGGCACCTAAATTTAGAAAGTTAGAATTGAaaggactgaaagtgaaggagtGAATAAGACTGAATGGTCTAATCAGGAAAGCTCTTCTTGGAGAACATCCTTtttgagctgggttttgaagacaTCTATGGAGATAGTTCTGCCAAAAGAGAAAATCTCCAGTTATGAATATATTCAATTGACTCTGTACTGTATCCTTTCTGATATAGTATCACAAAGCCCTTATGGAATGGAATTAGAATTCTATTTGTTAAGCAAAGTGGTTTCTAAaactttgacttaaaaaaaatcccaaatttcCTGGAAAAGTCAGCTAATGTGAAATATTCTACCTAAAAGATACCATTATGATGGTAAATAGTAGCTCCACTATTTACCCATTTACTATTCTAGAAAGAatcatcacattttaaaacttaatataccaagctaattaagaaaataaacactaaTAGATTTTAATTCAAATAGGTTTTAATTCAATACATGTTataaattaatattcaaaataatattatatttaaggCAATAAATTGGTGATATTTCTCTGCTGGGTGCTACTAAATAAAGCTTATGTAAAATCCCTGagttgttttttgcttttaactAAGTATTATGTTTGggttaaaaataaactgaaaatacagaaaaagcccACAAGCTCCCACCGCTATGTTTACTCTCATAGCTATTTCTGTGCCCGTTTACGCTGTTATTCTCTCATCTTATGAATGAACTATTAAACTCCTATGCACTAGGACACAGAATCCCATCTCCTCTCATCTAAAGATCCCTCTTCTAGcaattctcccttctctctctggcaTAATTAGCTTTACTGTCTTAATTGGATCTTTCCCATCAATATGTAAACATGCCTTTATTTCTCTCATCgcaaaaaaaatcctttcttcaTCCTTAATTTCCCTCTGACTGTTGCCTCACACTTCTGCTCTCATGCACAGCAGATCcctttgaaaacattttgtatACCTACTGTCACCATTTTCTTATCCCCTATTCTCTTGTGAACCGACTGCAGTGTCAGGCTTTTACTCCTGCATAGCAGCAAAACTACAAAACTATTCCTTCTGAGGTTGCCCTTCACCTCTCCATAGCTCCTTGCCTCGACCAGTTCTCCGTGATATCTTCTTTGCCTACTCAGTAGCGTCAGACATAATTGATTATTCCCTCTTCCTTGAgacactaggggcttccctggtgtctcagacagtaaagactgcctgccaagcaggagacccgggtttgatccctgggttgggaagatcccctggagaaagggaatgactacacactccagtattcttgccttgagaattccagggacagaggagcctggcaggctatggttttatggggccacaaagaggcggacatgactgagcgactttcacgttcaCTAAGACCCTTAGGGTTTTACActggctccttctcctcctcccagtATTAGCTTAGATGTCAGTCTCTTAGAGAAGCCTTCCTGCCCATTCTATCTAAAATCACaactctcctcccagcccccagctgtATTTTATCACCACAGCAGTTGTCACTGTCGATGTATTATAtggtgttctttttcatttttcttttttctccaataGAATTCAAATTCCATGAGACTAGggctttttgtctgttttgttcatttgtgCTTCATCAGTGCCTAAAGGAGTACATGGAAACTACATGGCTTATAGTAGGCACTcaactatttattatttaaaggAGTTAATGAATGAGCTTTTGGCATTTAATTACTAGATAATTATTGTGTCTTGGTATAACTTTAGAAATCAGAAATTTTGATTCTGCCATTCTAAAGCTTGTTATCATATTGCTTCTAGGTATGATGACTATGATTATGGAGAAGTTAATCAATTACTTGAACGAAGCCTGAAGGTTTACATTAAGACAGTGACCTGCTATCCTGAGAGGACTACCAAGCGCATGTATGATAGTTACTGGCGTCAGTTCAAACACTCAGAAAAGGTGTGTTTCATGACTTAACATAGACATATATTCCATGTAAGGAGTAATgattatgaaaaattaaatgtgaaaataGTAATAAATCAGCACCATCACAGAAGTTGGACGTGGCATCATTTGGCCATCagtttttggggggtttttttacAATGTTTTAAAACACCACATTGGACAAAACATATAACCAAAATTTATTGAATGGTAACTAAATTTTGGTTATGTGTTTTGCCCAGTGTGGTGTATAAAGTAAAAGCTTAGCATTGGCCTTTGAAAGATTGGATCTGAAAATTGGATCTTGGCCCAGAAGGCATATccatttagagatttttttcacTCTAGCCATTTTACAGTTAACCTATCAGAACAATAGTTCTCATTCCAATTTGGTAATTTAGTGATTTGACAATATAATTCAGACCTTTGAGCCAAGTATATTATTATATGAAGAATTTTTTGGATTGAAATATCAATACATAGGAAACATTATTTAAGACCTAATAAATGACCAATATAATGGTATAGTATAAGTATGACCTTAAATCATGAGTCTATTGACCTTTAAATACAAGAATCTTCCATTTATACCACAGTTCCTAAGCTTGAGAGTAAGAAAACCTTTTTAGAGTCCTAATATTAACTAATTAACTATATGACTTTGATAGAGAGTGTTATGACCGTGATCCCTAGCAGTCTTTCTTGAAGTCTTAGAGCCAATCACACATCAGATAAACACCCAGTTACCTCCAGCATCTCTCCTTGACAAAGCTGTATGCTCTGCTTATCAGTTTGCATTACAGTTTCTCCCTTTGCTCAGTGGTATCTAGAAATTCTCCTTACTCATCAAGAGAATAGATCCAATGACATATCTAACCTGTAGAAAgatatcaaaataatttaaatatatcataCTTCCTTGTAAAAGCTTTTGAAGATATGTGGGTGCTTATTTTAACCTGTCAGATGAGATGAATCTCCCTCAAAAATTCCCCCAGGTGCTTGTTCACAGCTGTATATGAGAGACTCTAGGCAAGCTAAACATgtctgagttgttgttgttcagtccctcagtcatgtctgactcttttcgaccccatggactgcggcactccaggcttccctgtccttcactatctcccagagtttgctcacattcatgtcctttgagtcagtgatgccatctgaccatctcatcttctgtcacccccttctcctcttgccctcaatctcccagcatcagggtcagatCCAATACTTCAAAGCCCAGTGCTAAACTTTTACTTTACACACCACATTGGACAAAACACATAACCAAAATTTAGCCACCACTCAGTAAACTACCAGATACTAATTTCAGATTGCTTTAAGCTTCAGATTTTTACCTTGGTTTCTCCCATGTACAGGCATACTTCAAAGATATTCTGGGTTTGGTTCTAGACCACTGCAGCAAAGTCAATATCACAATAAAACAAGCCACAtgaatttttggtttcccagtgcatgtaaaagtTGCCTTTATAATACATTGTAGCCTGTTAAGTGTATAATAGCATcctgtctttaaaaacaaaccagTATGTGTaccttaataaaaaaaatagtttattgattaaaaaaaatgctaaccatcatttgaGCCTTCAGTGTCATAATCTTTTTTGTGGTGGAGGGTTTGAAATGTTGTGAGAATTACCAGATGTGACaaagaagtgagcaaatgctgttggaaaaatgacgccaatagacttgctcaatgcagggttgccgcaaaccttcagtttgtgaaaaaagaaagaaaagcagtgtcTACGTGTTGCGTTAAAGCAGAAgttcaataaaatgaggtatgcctgtaaatagtaaaacatgtttttaagaaCTTTCCAAGGAATAAGTACAGGCTGATTTTCAgccatataaaattttatatctggaagaaagtatttttttGTAGGAGAACCGTAATttgcaaaaattatttttgttttatacccCAAAGGATTGTCTGGCTTTACAGCTATCCTAAGAAAATTACTGGGCTTTTTAAGATTCTAGGGGGTCATTTTTACTGCTCACATGTTTTTAATAAACAGTTTTCTTATGAGTATTACATCATGTGCACGCATAAACATACACAggcatgtgtgtttgtatgtgtgtctatAAAACTGGTAAAATTATAATACCTAATGTGATAATACATTTGTGAATGTCtgatatatgaaataaattaaagttttttcagttgtttataaTGGTCACTAAATTGGTAACACTTTGATTTCTAGGTTCATGTCAACTTACTTCTAATGGAAGCACGGATGCAAGCTGAGCTTCTCTATGCTCTTCGTGCCATAACTCGGCATTTGACCTGAAGCATCACCCAGGGAAGATATCATATATGTGTAAAGACCTTTTCACATAGGATATACATCAGAAGCTGTTTGTGATGTAGCATCAAACATTATTCAATTCTCTAGTGTCAAAATTTTAGCCGTTTTTTGGGGGCGGCTGTAATGTGCAAtgatgtgttttcttttccttgatgCTTAACATGACTAACAATTGCAAAAATAATACCGAGGAGCACTACTTGGCATTGTTTGTAGTTGGGTTTTTGGATACTGATCATAAATCATGAACCTGGTTTGTTAATGCTTAACTTCAGTGCTTTGGGGTTTGTATGTGtatttttgttctttcctttttttttttttttttaataaggaaaagcGCTTACAATCTACTCGAGCAATTATTTTCCAGATATCAGAATTCAGCAATGAATGACCTCCTCTGGCTATTCTAGAATTTTAAGGTTGTGTCCTACACCTGGTGGAGGAGAAGCATGTGCTGTTGAACTAAGCTGCTCACAGGACACGCATCTGTGTCTCCAGGAGTTTATTTGTCAggcactgtttattttttttatttgtttttttttttttttttactgctattGGCGATAACATGAAATGTGATACAGCCATTGTCCATAATTTAATGTGAAATTGATCATGATGAATTCTATAGCATGCTACTGAAATGCCAAATTCAGctagtttctttctcttctgaaacAGAAGCTTCTGTTTTCCATATCAGATGTATATATTCAAGGTGGAATTATGCATACTCCTTTCTATCACTGACAGTAATTCTCAGTCATCAGAGTAATCAGTGCTCACAGGACTGCTTACAGTTCATTTAGTTGGCACATATAAACATGTACCCACACAAAACTGACCAAAAATTTTCTttgcacatttttcttttctcatagtgTTTTCTATGTTACAGTAAGCAGAGGAAGGTTAATATgcctatattttttttcctgttaggcTTCTAGAACTTACTTTCCATGGTTTTTCTTACGATAGGTTAAACAGTTGATTATTCAAAGGTAAAAATTGTGTTTCTATGCATTAatgtgattgaacaacaacacaagagtgcaatatgtaaaaaaaaaagagagagagagagagagagactcaacAAACTTTCGCCCTATTATGTATGTCACTGCAGAAGTGCCCTTTTACCACAGAGCTATAAAGAAATTTAGTTCAGAGTTCTTTATTGCACAAGGCTTTTGCCTTCCTGGGGTTGAACAATGTTCCTTTCACAATGCCAAAGCATCCCCATTCCCAGAACAATCTCTTTGGACAACTGGTTTAAAAAAGATCTCAAGTCTTACGGGAGGAAAAAGCATCCCCAAAGTCACATTTTTGCATTGGTTCATGTTGCTTGATTAGACTATCTTCACAGAGCACAACGCTGTACATTTATAGCTTTAATTTGTATTATGTTAATGAACCAGTAAAGTGCCTAAAGAGATGCTCACAGCTATCTGGTAGGACACAACTGCACTGCTTAAACACTTTTTAGTTAACTAAGGGTGACTTGAATTTTACACAAAcatgctaattttttttaaaaaatccattttttcACAGTAAAGAGGATAGTTAAATTTTTCCGTTAGCATTCCCACAAAGATTGCATTTTAGACTTGTAATCTAGGActtaactttttctttcctctcatgaAAGAATTGTGGGCTAGTGTTCTCGTCAAtcattttccccttccatttATCATTCTTTTCTGGTACAATCCATTAGGTTGCTTTCTGTTAGGCTTTGTTCTaggtaagaaaacagaaagatgacTGTACACCTATGAATATAAGGTAGTTCTGCATTTTTAGATTCCAGGATCTTGTTTGAAATCTTCCATGTGAGGAAAAAAACTGCTAATACTTCTAAAGACAGGGTGGtttatttaaaaagattattcAAAGAACTCATGCCAGATCGAGTCTGTTTCATTTATTGCATACACCATATGTTGATGTTATTCCATATCACATTATATAGATAGGTACTAACTACAAAGAAAGTATTTAGGGGAATGGCAAAATACGAATGACAAGTGCATGTCCATTTGACTTCCCTAATTTTAGAACTTTCAAGTTGAGGATACCCTTTACTCTTGACATTTGGTTGTTTTAACTAGAATTCTTTCAGCTAATTTCCCTTTGTTTTTGTGCAGGTGACCTGTATTAGaggttgaaaaataatttatatattgaaaaggaggaaaaattctCATAGAACATCATAAGAGCTTTAAACCAAAAGGGGAAACAAGGTTTAAGTAACTAAAATGGCcacttagtttttgtttttgcattcccTGCCCCAGAAATGTAAGTAGTTGAAGTTTGGGTTATGGGAATATTATTAGTGCCTTTACTAGATCTCTTTCCTAGCAAAGTTTCTTTTTAGCTTAGCATAGATGTATCTTATCACTAATCAGGAAAATCAGTTGACTTGgaactataaataaaaataaaacaagatatttATGAACCTCACTGAATCAGCCTAGAAAAATTGACTTTGGAGGTGCCAAAGCACCTGCCAAGATGCAGCCTGCACAGCCTTCTAGGTTGTGAATACCGTTTGTACAGTGAGTTTGCTGTGAACTTCAGCTACTGCAAACTTGAAATTCTGATGCGGTTTTCCAGGGTGGTATTTTTTCAGAGTATTGAATTTACTGTGTAGTAATTTATAGTATagctttttatattaaaatgtgatattttttaaaagagctctCTGGTTCAATTGGTGTCATGATGTGACTATACGATCTGCTAACCTACCCCTTGGGCTCACATTGTGCCAAACTGAGATGTGCACATGTacgtgaaaaaaacaaaaagcacatgTGAATGTGAAGTCTCTAACTCCGTTGCTTATTATTTTCCAATTAGTCTAATAATCCATTGATGTATATGCTTGAAATGGTTCTCTGTTTACTTAGGAATTTCGAGTTTTCCCGCTAGAGTTAGAATGCTCAGTTTTCTCAGATCACCTTAAGAAAATCCAAATACTCCTCTCTCTGAAACTAAATGGTGAGCCCAGTCCCTTGACTGTGGGAGTGGCCAGACAGGTGCCTCCTTAAATCCTTCGGATTCAGCTTCCTCAGATGGACTCGTGATAATTAGAGGAAAGCAGGCTTTTGAGATGGGACAACTTGTAACTTTCTTCACCTTTTTGAGCTAAGGATATTGTCTCAGTCTCAGGAAGAACCTTTGTCCCATTTGGGGTACCTTTTAAGTAAAAGATGGCTAATGTGAAATCTGGGGCATGGTCTTGGCTTGTAATTATAGCTTTAAACCCAAATAATAACAACACAAGACTGTCTTAGAATAGCACTCTCAATGTCAGCTCTATATCAAAATCATATTTGAACCAGAGCCCCTATTTTAATTGTGCTATAAAGTCCCTTAAAGATTTCAAATGCTTCTAAAACCTAGTTAACATTATTCCTGAGCAACTTTTTTCCCACCTTACAGAGTTTTTAAATCcaaaatcttaaatttttatgCTAGAGCAAAATGAAATTATCAACCAGCAGTTAAAAATGTGTACTTTAAATATAGTTCACCATTTTTGTGCAGAGTACATGCCTATATGGTGGTAAGATTCTTTTAAACTCTAAGGGCAGTTcatcagggaaaaaaataaatttcagtgcATGTTATGAAAATTTTTTGCACTGTGCTAGTAAAAtgaggttttcatttttgtttaatgtTGCATTTTAAAGACAATTCTAAATCATTCCTCTGGAAAGCAAGACCTTAAACTCTTTATATAGGGggactttttcttattttatgcaAATAGACGGTCTTGCATGGAGTGAAAATTTATGCAActataatgttatataaatagtATATGAAATTTGCTAATAGTATAATTTAACAGGAAGCTGAAAGATATGTGGCTCCTCTATTCAGACTGAGTTTTAAGTTACCTAATTTCATAGTCAGAACCTATTCTAGGTGGCCATCATCATAAACTCTGTTTCCCGATTATATCCATCTGAAGACTGAGAATCAAATTAGTCTTTCCTTAAAACAGTACTGTAACATGAATGTATCCATCTCAGTCAACAGAACTTCTGTGCCCCCTCCATGTGGAACTTACTTCCCTGCTAATTTGGCTTCATCAGTAGTGTCTGCTCGGGTGAGACCTAGAACAGAAACAGCTGGAGTGAAATGGACCGCAGAGGTAGAGCCACCTGTGGAGACAGAGCCCTGTGAGGAAGGGAGAGTTTTCAAAGAACGCATGAACCATGACTCTACTAGCATGGCTGCCCTCAGCATCACACACCCGGTCTAAA
Coding sequences:
- the SESN3 gene encoding sestrin-3 isoform X2 → MSLHTQYLESFLRSQFYMLRMDGPLPLPHRHYIAIMKLVKTGENNWSLPELVHAVVLLAHYHALASFVFGSGINPERDPEISNGFRLIPVNNFCVCDLANDNNIENASLTGSNFGIVDSLSELEALMERMKRLQEEREDEEASQEEMTTRFEKEKKESLFVVSGDTFHSFPHSDFEDDMIITSDVSRYIEDPGFGYEDFARRGEEHLPTFRAQDYTWENHGFSLVNRLYSDIGHLLDEKFRMVYNLTYNTMATHEDVDTTMLRRALFNYVHCMFGIRYDDYDYGEVNQLLERSLKVYIKTVTCYPERTTKRMYDSYWRQFKHSEKVHVNLLLMEARMQAELLYALRAITRHLT